The following proteins are co-located in the Carassius gibelio isolate Cgi1373 ecotype wild population from Czech Republic chromosome A21, carGib1.2-hapl.c, whole genome shotgun sequence genome:
- the LOC127942334 gene encoding phosphofurin acidic cluster sorting protein 1 isoform X1, protein MSERGGLQQRAGAPSPHLQPLRTVTVSSSRPVQMNLFATWEIDSSSPSCVPRLLSLTLKKLAILKELDRDLTSVVIAVKLQGSKRILRSNEIMLSSAGLTETDLQLTFSLQYPHFLKRDANKLQIMLQRRKRYKNRTILGYKTLALGMINMAEVMQHPTEGAQVLSLHTTVKDTSVPVAEIRVYSLSSQPIDPVGPKAKLSDRSPDIDNYSEEEEESYSSEQDCSDDPLQGQYLYDDEDELRKKKPRRKLPSTASITRANVGDQPNIKKKLMALVKWFKVSDEVGFGLDHVSQEQIRDVEEDLDELYDSLEMYNPSDSGPDMDETDSIISNPKPKLRPFFEGMSQSSSLTEFGSLNSRCSHGKDKRSPRGEQTVSSKIQRSPSAHVDEAFSEMDTLELNEVEVIADGTPSITLSVAETPRTPQRSNSTNMPSPRLDGSYTPKQRRGTLMKERQLSKPLSERTNSSDSERSPELSLTPQMPRKIVYDQLNQILLSDSTLPDSLFLVNGSDWQGHYVAELLQAQKLPVVCTCSGSEIQAVLSALLTRIQKFCNCNSVMPKPVKVVAVGGQSYLGAVLRFYVSQLANKMSDWLSHMKFLVVPTGSHPVAKHLGSLDNRYSSSFLDGSWREFFSRPEPPQTASSAEFVDVAGRILQYINGATVTHQLPIAEAMLTCKHKTQDDDSYQNFVPFVGLVKVGLVEPSQGSSGGDCEEGLSLSLAVPSTSPPAHGSLTGMMKESATPPPSPSLSGLAALGSPSMSHGMDAIGLQVDYWVSSGAEKRKDGERRDMGNKNTLKCAFRSLQVSRLPGSFELQTGSNTMSMTVVTKEKNKKVPNLFLGKKPRERDAESKSQVIEGITRLICSAKNQQTSLRVSVDGMEWNDVKFFQLASQWPTHVKHFPVGLFGYNKPSS, encoded by the exons ATGTCGGAGCGAGGAGGGCTTCAGCAGCGAGCGGGAGCTCCGTCTCCCCACTTGCAGCCTCTCAGGACGGTCACGGTTTCTTCGAGTCGCCCGGTTCAGATGAACCTGTTCGCGACATGGGAGATTGACAGCTCCTCTCCCAGCTGTGTGCCCAG ACTTCTCAGTCTAACTCTTAAAAAATTAGCGATTTTGAAGGAGCTGGACCGAGATCTCACATCGGTGGTCATTGCAGTTAAACTTCAG GGCTCAAAACGCATTTTGCGGTCAAATGAAATCATGCTGTCTTCTGCTGGCCTTACCGAGACTGATCTTCAGCTGACCTTCTCTCTTCAG TACCCACACTTTTTGAAGAGAGATGCCAACAAGCTTCAGATTATGCTCCAGAGACGCAAGAGGTACAAGAATCGCACTATATTGGGCTACAAGACCCTCGCGCTAGGGATGATAAATATGGCTGAG GTGATGCAGCACCCTACAGAAGGTGCTCAGGTGTTGAGCTTGCACACGACCGTGAAGGACACATCAGTGCCTGTTGCAGAGATCAGGGTCTATTCTCTCTCCAGTCAACCCATCGACCCAGTGGGACCAAAGGCCAAGCTATCCG ATCGTTCACCAGACATCGATAATTATTCTGAGGAGGAAGAAGAAAGCTATTCGTCAGAGCAGGACTGCAGTGATGACCCTCTGCAGGGGCAG TACCTCTATGATGACGAGGATGAACTGAGGAAAAAGAAACCTCGCCGTAAACTCCCCTCCACAGCCTCCATCACCAGAGCTAACGTAGGTGAC CAACCTAACATCAAAAAGAAGCTTATGGCATTGGTGAAATGGTTTAAAGTGTCGGATGAG GTGGGGTTTGGTTTGGATCATGTGTCCCAAGAGCAGATCCGGGATGTGGAAGAGGACCTGGATGAGCTCTATGACAGTCTTGAGATGTACAACCCCAGTGACAGCGGCCCAGACATGGACGAAACGGACAGTATTATCAGCAACCCCAAACCCAAACTCCG gccgTTTTTTGAAGGCATGTCACAGTCCAGCTCTCTGACAGAGTTTGGGAGCTTGAATAGCAGGTGCAGCCACGGAAAAGACAAACGGAGTCCT AGGGGTGAGCAGACTGTATCTAGTAAAATCCAGCGTTCACCCAGTGCACACGTGGACGAAGCTTTCTCAGAGATGGACACATTG GAACTCAATGAAGTGGAGGTGATCGCCGACGGGACCCCTAGCATCACTTTATCAGTGGCAGAGACGCCCCGGACCCCTCAGAGGAGCAACAGCACTAACATGCCGTCTCCCAG ACTGGATGGCAGTTATACCCCCAAACAGAGGCGAGGGACCCTTATGAAAGAGAGACAGCTGTCCAAACCACTCAGTGAACGCACCAACAGCTCAGACAGTGAGAGATCACCCGAGCTCAGCCTCACCCCTCAG ATGCCGAGGAAGATCGTGTATGACCAGCTCAACCAGATCCTGCTGTCTGACAGCACACTTCCTGACAGCCTTTTCCTCGTCAATGGCAGCGATTGGCAAGGACAC TATGTGGCCGAGCTGCTGCAAGCCCAGAAGCTGCCGGTGGTCTGCACCTGCTCCGGATCAGAAATCCAGGCCGTCCTTTCTGCCCTCCTCACACGCATACAGAAATT CTGCAACTGTAACTCAGTCATGCCCAAACCAGTGAAGGTGGTGGCGGTTGGAGGTCAGAGCTACTTAGGAGCCGTCTTGAGATTCTATGTCTCTCAGCTTGCCAACAAGATGTCTGACTGGCTCAGTCATATGAAGTTCCTTGTGGTGCCTACAG GCTCTCACCCTGTGGCCAAACACCTGGGTTCTCTGGACAATCGCTACAGTTCTTCCTTCCTGGACGGCTCATGGCGAGAGTTTTTCAGCCGCCCAGAGCCGCCTCAGACTG CTTCCTCTGCTGAATTTGTGGATGTAGCTGGGCGAATTCTACAATACATCAACGGAGCTACGGTTACTCATCAGTTACCCATCGCTGAGGCCATGCTGACCTGCAAACACAAGAC GCAAGATGATGATTCCTACCAAAATTTTGTTCCATTTGTGGGC TTGGTTAAGGTGGGATTGGTAGAACCCAGCCAAGGATCCTCAG GAGGAGATTGTGAGGAGGGTTTGTCTTTGAGTTTGGCAGTTCCATCGACTTCTCCACCTGCTCATGGATCTCTCACTGGGATGATGAAAGAATCTGCAACGCCTCCTCCATCACCATCGCTAAGCGGACTGGCTGCTCTAGG GAGCCCCAGCATGTCTCATGGTATGGATGCCATTGGGCTTCAGGTGGATTACTGGGTGTCTTCAGGGGCTGAGAAGCGCAAAGATGGAGAGCGGAGAGACATGGGTAATAAGAACACTTTGAAGTGTGCGTTCAGATCCTTGCAGGTTAGCAGACTGCCCGGCTCATTTGAGCTCCAGACTGGCTCTAACACCATGTCCATGACTGTGGTGACCAAGGAGAAAAACAAGAAAG TCCCGAACCTCTTCCTTGGGAAGAAGCCTAGAGAGAGAGACGCCGAGTCAAAGAGTCAGGTCATTGAAGGCATCACCAGACTCATATGCTCTGCCAAGAATCAACAAACCAGTCTAAGAG TGTCTGTAGATGGAATGGAGTGGAACGATGTGAAGTTCTTCCAGCTGGCATCTCAGTGGCCCACTCATGTGAAGCACTTCCCTGTGGGGCTGTTTGGCTACAACAAACCATCCTCCTAG
- the LOC127942334 gene encoding phosphofurin acidic cluster sorting protein 1 isoform X3, with translation MSERGGLQQRAGAPSPHLQPLRTVTVSSSRPVQMNLFATWEIDSSSPSCVPRLLSLTLKKLAILKELDRDLTSVVIAVKLQGSKRILRSNEIMLSSAGLTETDLQLTFSLQYPHFLKRDANKLQIMLQRRKRYKNRTILGYKTLALGMINMAEVMQHPTEGAQVLSLHTTVKDTSVPVAEIRVYSLSSQPIDPVGPKAKLSDRSPDIDNYSEEEEESYSSEQDCSDDPLQGQYLYDDEDELRKKKPRRKLPSTASITRANVGFGLDHVSQEQIRDVEEDLDELYDSLEMYNPSDSGPDMDETDSIISNPKPKLRPFFEGMSQSSSLTEFGSLNSRCSHGKDKRSPRGEQTVSSKIQRSPSAHVDEAFSEMDTLELNEVEVIADGTPSITLSVAETPRTPQRSNSTNMPSPRLDGSYTPKQRRGTLMKERQLSKPLSERTNSSDSERSPELSLTPQMPRKIVYDQLNQILLSDSTLPDSLFLVNGSDWQGHYVAELLQAQKLPVVCTCSGSEIQAVLSALLTRIQKFCNCNSVMPKPVKVVAVGGQSYLGAVLRFYVSQLANKMSDWLSHMKFLVVPTGSHPVAKHLGSLDNRYSSSFLDGSWREFFSRPEPPQTASSAEFVDVAGRILQYINGATVTHQLPIAEAMLTCKHKTQDDDSYQNFVPFVGLVKVGLVEPSQGSSGGDCEEGLSLSLAVPSTSPPAHGSLTGMMKESATPPPSPSLSGLAALGSPSMSHGMDAIGLQVDYWVSSGAEKRKDGERRDMGNKNTLKCAFRSLQVSRLPGSFELQTGSNTMSMTVVTKEKNKKVPNLFLGKKPRERDAESKSQVIEGITRLICSAKNQQTSLRVSVDGMEWNDVKFFQLASQWPTHVKHFPVGLFGYNKPSS, from the exons ATGTCGGAGCGAGGAGGGCTTCAGCAGCGAGCGGGAGCTCCGTCTCCCCACTTGCAGCCTCTCAGGACGGTCACGGTTTCTTCGAGTCGCCCGGTTCAGATGAACCTGTTCGCGACATGGGAGATTGACAGCTCCTCTCCCAGCTGTGTGCCCAG ACTTCTCAGTCTAACTCTTAAAAAATTAGCGATTTTGAAGGAGCTGGACCGAGATCTCACATCGGTGGTCATTGCAGTTAAACTTCAG GGCTCAAAACGCATTTTGCGGTCAAATGAAATCATGCTGTCTTCTGCTGGCCTTACCGAGACTGATCTTCAGCTGACCTTCTCTCTTCAG TACCCACACTTTTTGAAGAGAGATGCCAACAAGCTTCAGATTATGCTCCAGAGACGCAAGAGGTACAAGAATCGCACTATATTGGGCTACAAGACCCTCGCGCTAGGGATGATAAATATGGCTGAG GTGATGCAGCACCCTACAGAAGGTGCTCAGGTGTTGAGCTTGCACACGACCGTGAAGGACACATCAGTGCCTGTTGCAGAGATCAGGGTCTATTCTCTCTCCAGTCAACCCATCGACCCAGTGGGACCAAAGGCCAAGCTATCCG ATCGTTCACCAGACATCGATAATTATTCTGAGGAGGAAGAAGAAAGCTATTCGTCAGAGCAGGACTGCAGTGATGACCCTCTGCAGGGGCAG TACCTCTATGATGACGAGGATGAACTGAGGAAAAAGAAACCTCGCCGTAAACTCCCCTCCACAGCCTCCATCACCAGAGCTAAC GTGGGGTTTGGTTTGGATCATGTGTCCCAAGAGCAGATCCGGGATGTGGAAGAGGACCTGGATGAGCTCTATGACAGTCTTGAGATGTACAACCCCAGTGACAGCGGCCCAGACATGGACGAAACGGACAGTATTATCAGCAACCCCAAACCCAAACTCCG gccgTTTTTTGAAGGCATGTCACAGTCCAGCTCTCTGACAGAGTTTGGGAGCTTGAATAGCAGGTGCAGCCACGGAAAAGACAAACGGAGTCCT AGGGGTGAGCAGACTGTATCTAGTAAAATCCAGCGTTCACCCAGTGCACACGTGGACGAAGCTTTCTCAGAGATGGACACATTG GAACTCAATGAAGTGGAGGTGATCGCCGACGGGACCCCTAGCATCACTTTATCAGTGGCAGAGACGCCCCGGACCCCTCAGAGGAGCAACAGCACTAACATGCCGTCTCCCAG ACTGGATGGCAGTTATACCCCCAAACAGAGGCGAGGGACCCTTATGAAAGAGAGACAGCTGTCCAAACCACTCAGTGAACGCACCAACAGCTCAGACAGTGAGAGATCACCCGAGCTCAGCCTCACCCCTCAG ATGCCGAGGAAGATCGTGTATGACCAGCTCAACCAGATCCTGCTGTCTGACAGCACACTTCCTGACAGCCTTTTCCTCGTCAATGGCAGCGATTGGCAAGGACAC TATGTGGCCGAGCTGCTGCAAGCCCAGAAGCTGCCGGTGGTCTGCACCTGCTCCGGATCAGAAATCCAGGCCGTCCTTTCTGCCCTCCTCACACGCATACAGAAATT CTGCAACTGTAACTCAGTCATGCCCAAACCAGTGAAGGTGGTGGCGGTTGGAGGTCAGAGCTACTTAGGAGCCGTCTTGAGATTCTATGTCTCTCAGCTTGCCAACAAGATGTCTGACTGGCTCAGTCATATGAAGTTCCTTGTGGTGCCTACAG GCTCTCACCCTGTGGCCAAACACCTGGGTTCTCTGGACAATCGCTACAGTTCTTCCTTCCTGGACGGCTCATGGCGAGAGTTTTTCAGCCGCCCAGAGCCGCCTCAGACTG CTTCCTCTGCTGAATTTGTGGATGTAGCTGGGCGAATTCTACAATACATCAACGGAGCTACGGTTACTCATCAGTTACCCATCGCTGAGGCCATGCTGACCTGCAAACACAAGAC GCAAGATGATGATTCCTACCAAAATTTTGTTCCATTTGTGGGC TTGGTTAAGGTGGGATTGGTAGAACCCAGCCAAGGATCCTCAG GAGGAGATTGTGAGGAGGGTTTGTCTTTGAGTTTGGCAGTTCCATCGACTTCTCCACCTGCTCATGGATCTCTCACTGGGATGATGAAAGAATCTGCAACGCCTCCTCCATCACCATCGCTAAGCGGACTGGCTGCTCTAGG GAGCCCCAGCATGTCTCATGGTATGGATGCCATTGGGCTTCAGGTGGATTACTGGGTGTCTTCAGGGGCTGAGAAGCGCAAAGATGGAGAGCGGAGAGACATGGGTAATAAGAACACTTTGAAGTGTGCGTTCAGATCCTTGCAGGTTAGCAGACTGCCCGGCTCATTTGAGCTCCAGACTGGCTCTAACACCATGTCCATGACTGTGGTGACCAAGGAGAAAAACAAGAAAG TCCCGAACCTCTTCCTTGGGAAGAAGCCTAGAGAGAGAGACGCCGAGTCAAAGAGTCAGGTCATTGAAGGCATCACCAGACTCATATGCTCTGCCAAGAATCAACAAACCAGTCTAAGAG TGTCTGTAGATGGAATGGAGTGGAACGATGTGAAGTTCTTCCAGCTGGCATCTCAGTGGCCCACTCATGTGAAGCACTTCCCTGTGGGGCTGTTTGGCTACAACAAACCATCCTCCTAG
- the LOC127942334 gene encoding phosphofurin acidic cluster sorting protein 1 isoform X2, with the protein MSERGGLQQRAGAPSPHLQPLRTVTVSSSRPVQMNLFATWEIDSSSPSCVPRLLSLTLKKLAILKELDRDLTSVVIAVKLQGSKRILRSNEIMLSSAGLTETDLQLTFSLQYPHFLKRDANKLQIMLQRRKRYKNRTILGYKTLALGMINMAEVMQHPTEGAQVLSLHTTVKDTSVPVAEIRVYSLSSQPIDPVGPKAKLSDRSPDIDNYSEEEEESYSSEQDCSDDPLQGQYLYDDEDELRKKKPRRKLPSTASITRANQPNIKKKLMALVKWFKVSDEVGFGLDHVSQEQIRDVEEDLDELYDSLEMYNPSDSGPDMDETDSIISNPKPKLRPFFEGMSQSSSLTEFGSLNSRCSHGKDKRSPRGEQTVSSKIQRSPSAHVDEAFSEMDTLELNEVEVIADGTPSITLSVAETPRTPQRSNSTNMPSPRLDGSYTPKQRRGTLMKERQLSKPLSERTNSSDSERSPELSLTPQMPRKIVYDQLNQILLSDSTLPDSLFLVNGSDWQGHYVAELLQAQKLPVVCTCSGSEIQAVLSALLTRIQKFCNCNSVMPKPVKVVAVGGQSYLGAVLRFYVSQLANKMSDWLSHMKFLVVPTGSHPVAKHLGSLDNRYSSSFLDGSWREFFSRPEPPQTASSAEFVDVAGRILQYINGATVTHQLPIAEAMLTCKHKTQDDDSYQNFVPFVGLVKVGLVEPSQGSSGGDCEEGLSLSLAVPSTSPPAHGSLTGMMKESATPPPSPSLSGLAALGSPSMSHGMDAIGLQVDYWVSSGAEKRKDGERRDMGNKNTLKCAFRSLQVSRLPGSFELQTGSNTMSMTVVTKEKNKKVPNLFLGKKPRERDAESKSQVIEGITRLICSAKNQQTSLRVSVDGMEWNDVKFFQLASQWPTHVKHFPVGLFGYNKPSS; encoded by the exons ATGTCGGAGCGAGGAGGGCTTCAGCAGCGAGCGGGAGCTCCGTCTCCCCACTTGCAGCCTCTCAGGACGGTCACGGTTTCTTCGAGTCGCCCGGTTCAGATGAACCTGTTCGCGACATGGGAGATTGACAGCTCCTCTCCCAGCTGTGTGCCCAG ACTTCTCAGTCTAACTCTTAAAAAATTAGCGATTTTGAAGGAGCTGGACCGAGATCTCACATCGGTGGTCATTGCAGTTAAACTTCAG GGCTCAAAACGCATTTTGCGGTCAAATGAAATCATGCTGTCTTCTGCTGGCCTTACCGAGACTGATCTTCAGCTGACCTTCTCTCTTCAG TACCCACACTTTTTGAAGAGAGATGCCAACAAGCTTCAGATTATGCTCCAGAGACGCAAGAGGTACAAGAATCGCACTATATTGGGCTACAAGACCCTCGCGCTAGGGATGATAAATATGGCTGAG GTGATGCAGCACCCTACAGAAGGTGCTCAGGTGTTGAGCTTGCACACGACCGTGAAGGACACATCAGTGCCTGTTGCAGAGATCAGGGTCTATTCTCTCTCCAGTCAACCCATCGACCCAGTGGGACCAAAGGCCAAGCTATCCG ATCGTTCACCAGACATCGATAATTATTCTGAGGAGGAAGAAGAAAGCTATTCGTCAGAGCAGGACTGCAGTGATGACCCTCTGCAGGGGCAG TACCTCTATGATGACGAGGATGAACTGAGGAAAAAGAAACCTCGCCGTAAACTCCCCTCCACAGCCTCCATCACCAGAGCTAAC CAACCTAACATCAAAAAGAAGCTTATGGCATTGGTGAAATGGTTTAAAGTGTCGGATGAG GTGGGGTTTGGTTTGGATCATGTGTCCCAAGAGCAGATCCGGGATGTGGAAGAGGACCTGGATGAGCTCTATGACAGTCTTGAGATGTACAACCCCAGTGACAGCGGCCCAGACATGGACGAAACGGACAGTATTATCAGCAACCCCAAACCCAAACTCCG gccgTTTTTTGAAGGCATGTCACAGTCCAGCTCTCTGACAGAGTTTGGGAGCTTGAATAGCAGGTGCAGCCACGGAAAAGACAAACGGAGTCCT AGGGGTGAGCAGACTGTATCTAGTAAAATCCAGCGTTCACCCAGTGCACACGTGGACGAAGCTTTCTCAGAGATGGACACATTG GAACTCAATGAAGTGGAGGTGATCGCCGACGGGACCCCTAGCATCACTTTATCAGTGGCAGAGACGCCCCGGACCCCTCAGAGGAGCAACAGCACTAACATGCCGTCTCCCAG ACTGGATGGCAGTTATACCCCCAAACAGAGGCGAGGGACCCTTATGAAAGAGAGACAGCTGTCCAAACCACTCAGTGAACGCACCAACAGCTCAGACAGTGAGAGATCACCCGAGCTCAGCCTCACCCCTCAG ATGCCGAGGAAGATCGTGTATGACCAGCTCAACCAGATCCTGCTGTCTGACAGCACACTTCCTGACAGCCTTTTCCTCGTCAATGGCAGCGATTGGCAAGGACAC TATGTGGCCGAGCTGCTGCAAGCCCAGAAGCTGCCGGTGGTCTGCACCTGCTCCGGATCAGAAATCCAGGCCGTCCTTTCTGCCCTCCTCACACGCATACAGAAATT CTGCAACTGTAACTCAGTCATGCCCAAACCAGTGAAGGTGGTGGCGGTTGGAGGTCAGAGCTACTTAGGAGCCGTCTTGAGATTCTATGTCTCTCAGCTTGCCAACAAGATGTCTGACTGGCTCAGTCATATGAAGTTCCTTGTGGTGCCTACAG GCTCTCACCCTGTGGCCAAACACCTGGGTTCTCTGGACAATCGCTACAGTTCTTCCTTCCTGGACGGCTCATGGCGAGAGTTTTTCAGCCGCCCAGAGCCGCCTCAGACTG CTTCCTCTGCTGAATTTGTGGATGTAGCTGGGCGAATTCTACAATACATCAACGGAGCTACGGTTACTCATCAGTTACCCATCGCTGAGGCCATGCTGACCTGCAAACACAAGAC GCAAGATGATGATTCCTACCAAAATTTTGTTCCATTTGTGGGC TTGGTTAAGGTGGGATTGGTAGAACCCAGCCAAGGATCCTCAG GAGGAGATTGTGAGGAGGGTTTGTCTTTGAGTTTGGCAGTTCCATCGACTTCTCCACCTGCTCATGGATCTCTCACTGGGATGATGAAAGAATCTGCAACGCCTCCTCCATCACCATCGCTAAGCGGACTGGCTGCTCTAGG GAGCCCCAGCATGTCTCATGGTATGGATGCCATTGGGCTTCAGGTGGATTACTGGGTGTCTTCAGGGGCTGAGAAGCGCAAAGATGGAGAGCGGAGAGACATGGGTAATAAGAACACTTTGAAGTGTGCGTTCAGATCCTTGCAGGTTAGCAGACTGCCCGGCTCATTTGAGCTCCAGACTGGCTCTAACACCATGTCCATGACTGTGGTGACCAAGGAGAAAAACAAGAAAG TCCCGAACCTCTTCCTTGGGAAGAAGCCTAGAGAGAGAGACGCCGAGTCAAAGAGTCAGGTCATTGAAGGCATCACCAGACTCATATGCTCTGCCAAGAATCAACAAACCAGTCTAAGAG TGTCTGTAGATGGAATGGAGTGGAACGATGTGAAGTTCTTCCAGCTGGCATCTCAGTGGCCCACTCATGTGAAGCACTTCCCTGTGGGGCTGTTTGGCTACAACAAACCATCCTCCTAG